GGACAAGCTACAGGATACTTACTCTGTAAAGATATGTTTTAATGAgttgtggaggaactccagtggctgaacatctttgggatgaactggactGTTGATTCCAAGCCAGTCCTTCTCGACCAACATCACTGCCCAAccttacaaatgctcttttgactgaatgggcacaaatccCTACTGACACATTCAAACATCacatggaaagccttcctagaagagtggaggctatTATAGCTGCATGGGTGGTGTTGGTGGGGATTTAATATTAAAGCCCATGGTTTTAGAATCGGATGTCAAACAAGCTTGTTTAGGTGTAATGCTAcgtgtctacatacttttgacTGTATAGTTGTATaaacagtatgtaaacatttttttgtggCAGTGTACTTCAGTGTGGGATGTTCGATGTTTATGTTTTAAGTTTGCTGGTAACTTGCTATTGCAGTTATGCAACCACAGAAGGTTGACATGTTTCTTTCTGGATGTAATGGATGAAAACGTATTGCATAATAATACCACATGCATGGTGTAACCAGTTTAAAttttaatgtctatatttattAGCTTGTACAGTTAAACACAGTTGAAATATTacatagataaaaataaattacaaataatTTGACTTTACATTAAGCTGTATTAGAaacatgtaatgcattgttGACATGGCTTCAGGCTTCAAGctgtgtcacggttggctcctcccactcatccatgtgctttttgtttaccttttgatcttccacgtgcgtttgttgtgttttgaattCGGCCCCCTTGTTTGGCTACTCCTgcgattgtttccacctgttttccacctgtccgtCGTTATcccttgtgtatttaagccctgtgtttgctccttGGTTtggttggtctttgttggagttgtttgaattgttgtttgtttgtaagcTTGTTTTGACGTGCTGTAtagtttggatttgtttgtttggttgtatttcgtcatgtctgtccctcattctaTCTGTGTTGGATCTTTGAACCTgaactgtcatgaccacgaccctggatttgccctcaataaaagtcgcttatctcagcgtatgtgtccgcctcctttCTCCTTGTAACAAGCTGTGTGAGGGGAGCatggagaggggagaggggcaTGGAGCGATATAATCATACATTTTGATAACCTGATTTACAGCatggttagaaaaaaaaaacataactcataaaaaataaaaaaaaacccatttcctaaaaagttgggaaactaatgcaaaatataaataaaaacaaaatgcaatgatgtgcagataatttgtttcaacatttgatatgttgtctttgtagtattttccttcaaaaatattacaatattacatggtgtacatgatttgcatatcattgaatcctatttttatttacattctgcacagttttggaaatggggttgtacactGATAAATAAAAGATGCTACAAAACTCCAGGGTTAATATACTGgcactgcagtgctgcacagataTCATGTAATGGAGCTGAAAAACATTAATTAccaattaaaatgattaatgaatacaaatttttaaaagtgaatttTAAAGTGCAGATATTTTGCTTCTCTATTTGTGCAGTTAATACAAAGCAGACTCTTGCAACTGTCTACGTGtatatatagacatatataATGCAGGCTTTGAGGTTTTGGCTTTAGGCCATCATATAATGACATGAGTATCTACAGAAGGTTCAGGTCAGTTTCATTTAATGGAATAACCCAAATTgtgcaaaatattttatattattagaCTTTCTCAATGACTGGCATTCACATTCTGTTGTTCTTGACAGTGAACAAACTGACAGTGAACAAACTAGCACTTTGCATTAAAGACCATTCTGtacatgtaaatattaaaaacagaaggaagaagaaagtaTAAAAATGGAAACACTTTCAAAATAAGAACTGATTCTATTTATGAAACGgaattaaatgcaaataagagAAAAGGAAGATTTCTTGcctaaaagaagaaaaaaaaaaattctgaagaaTTCTCCAGCATATAAACCTTTCACTCACAAAGTGGCTACTAACATTAGTAGATTATTTTGAAGTGGGAGTTTTGCGGGCATTCATATAGATTCCATCTCTgttgaaaaaagagagagtcCAACACATAAGTCATATACTTTCACCGTTAATGCTTACAGAGGCAAGtttcatatttcaaatatttcatttataaagaaaaaaggaatgaaaCTTACAAGTCAACTCTACGAGGAAAGTTATGGTAGACGTTGTCAGCATTTTCAGAATTGTTGGCAGCAGTAGCTgcaaaaataacatgaaaagaaaatgcatcTGAGTAAATTACCTATTATATAGGACATGAAACTGACATGAAAATGTCAACACGAATTTGCTGtgtacacaaaaacacattgctttatatacatataacctcaatgttccctgactaaaggtactgagatgtacactTGAAGGTACCGTCCTAGATAGTGCCCCATAGATGCtttcatacttttatttctgagagtgtagtatCTACCCCAAATTACCTGTAGTTTTGCAGACATTTCACCCACCTTCAAGGAACATTGTTAACAGAATATTTCACTCTAGAGACTAGAGTGGCACCTCTCTAAAAGGTGTACGGGTTTCTCTGTGCTTGTGCTCCAAAATACTTTTTGGACTGTTCCAGTGATAAAGAGCTTCTTCCCTACAATAACTGAGTTGTATCTTAACATTTTCCTAAAACACTCACTGTGAAAACATCACATGATATTTGTCTAGTTCCTTACCTCTCCTGCAGAAGCTTGCCAAGACAAAGAGGTTGACAAAGAGAACAATTCCTAGTACGGCTCCCAGCCCTCCAAGCATAGCTATATAGGTGTGATATTGACACACACACGTAGACTTGGTAGATTCTTGTTGACTGTTGTATATTGACTGTGCCTCTGACCCGTCCTCTCCATCTATCCGACAGGTGTAGTTGGTATTGGGGGACACAGGAAGAGAATATGACGCCAGGAGGCCAGTCTGGATAAATATGGGTGAGGTGTTGATGTTTTCTGGCTGGGTCCAGTTTACAGTCGGTAGAGGAGTTCCAGATACTTCACATGTAACCCAGTGCTCCCCCGTCACAGTGGTCTGAATATAAACACGCTGCAATTTCTGGGGCTCTGTGTGAGATGGAcagatacatttttattatgtgttttttaaaacaatagaaaggcaaataaaacagaaagcagattttcttttttggatTCATAGattacaaaagagaaaaaaatgtaaatatacattcagTCTAAAATGAATGCCTGGAAAACATTCTGagaaagttgggacaagggaaCTTTAAAACTCAATAAACTTGagttcaaaacaaaataaacttgccttcCTGCAGTTCAGACTtatctcccattgaaaatgtgtacaaaatacaacaatagtttgtttacatgcagcctgacaatccattaataatctgaatAACTGCTCAATCAGAATATACCTCCATAGATTTTTCCGATTGAGGCTATTTGGAATGCAAATTCAACTGCATGAGGAGGgtaattctgtaaataatctgttaaatagaagaataacagcCATACAAAcatctgtatctgattacattcccaattgAAAAGCTTGAGTACGAGCTGCACATGTAGATTTACGTCATAACGGAAGTTTATATCTTTAAAAATGGCGAGAcccagaaactggtctgcagaggagacgaagtttatacTCCAAACTTTAGGACATAAACATAGTTAGCAGGATGGGTGGATGATCTCAGAATTTTGCAGGACGTGACATTTTCCTTTTGcaccttctttaataagtaagTGACatatttttctgagtctgacataatttaaaacacatgcacatcatTTTACAGCACAATTACAACACAAGCGCGCCACTGACCGCtgcctcacgtgatgctcgttgtcatcaGGGCTGgcatagctactgaaaaatgagtagttagctactttgtggctactttcccaaaatttgtagctagctacactttagctacttttccagaaagagtagtggctactttttagctcattgtcagaatgtttgtgaatctccacctggaACActaaacaagcccaactgagtgtgaacaagacacaaataactgaaaagctgcaaatatacaaaaagatcaccaaaaagtgtaaccaacaatcagaCTTACACAACCAAAGCTGTGATATCtaacaaaaattaagactaaatgcaaag
This sequence is a window from Pygocentrus nattereri isolate fPygNat1 chromosome 20, fPygNat1.pri, whole genome shotgun sequence. Protein-coding genes within it:
- the LOC108426180 gene encoding T-cell immunoglobulin and mucin domain-containing protein 4-like isoform X2; amino-acid sequence: MDHRAPVTSSLTKNATIPCSFTVFPDQPIKSAKVIWWKHQAYTGSLVYQCVRNNDSPGNCTKSTGRYSFGGNLPERNIALRISNVTESDAGSYFCRIELETTENCFTSKDITLKVKEPQKLQRVYIQTTVTGEHWVTCEVSGTPLPTVNWTQPENINTSPIFIQTGLLASYSLPVSPNTNYTCRIDGEDGSEAQSIYNSQQESTKSTCVCQYHTYIAMLGGLGAVLGIVLFVNLFVLASFCRRATAANNSENADNVYHNFPRRVDLDGIYMNARKTPTSK
- the LOC108426180 gene encoding T-cell immunoglobulin and mucin domain-containing protein 4-like isoform X1, which codes for MQMLHYSKMMLTYVLFFIIYCSDGVNGRIEMDHRAPVTSSLTKNATIPCSFTVFPDQPIKSAKVIWWKHQAYTGSLVYQCVRNNDSPGNCTKSTGRYSFGGNLPERNIALRISNVTESDAGSYFCRIELETTENCFTSKDITLKVKEPQKLQRVYIQTTVTGEHWVTCEVSGTPLPTVNWTQPENINTSPIFIQTGLLASYSLPVSPNTNYTCRIDGEDGSEAQSIYNSQQESTKSTCVCQYHTYIAMLGGLGAVLGIVLFVNLFVLASFCRRATAANNSENADNVYHNFPRRVDLDGIYMNARKTPTSK